Proteins found in one Larimichthys crocea isolate SSNF chromosome I, L_crocea_2.0, whole genome shotgun sequence genomic segment:
- the auh gene encoding methylglutaconyl-CoA hydratase, mitochondrial yields the protein MAGLVGRTALLQAYRVQAADRDRACRLVAASSCSIRYVFSGKGNGLNGHAALTRHYSSDSKDDLRVRYLDGEDSGIVVVGINRPKAKNAISKNLVKMMFEAVEDIKKNNKVRSVIFCSLVPGIFCAGADLKERAKMHQNEVGPFVSKARALITELGNLPVPTIAAIDGAALGGGMEMALACDIRIASNTAKMGLVETKLAIIPGAGGTQRLPRAISVSLAKELIFAARVVDGTEACRLGIVNHSVEQNNSGDAAYLRSLELAREINPQGPIAVRMAKLAISQGIEVDLSTGLAIEEACYAQVIPTKDRLEGLAAFKEKRRPHYKGE from the exons ATGGCGGGCCTGGTGGGACGTACAGCCCTGCTGCAAGCCTACCGCGTGCAGGCAGCGGACCGGGACCGCGCGTGCAGGCTGGTGGCCGCCTCCTCCTGCTCGATACGGTACGTGTTCTCCGGTAAAGGGAACGGACTGAACGGACACGCGGCGCTGACACGACACTACAGCTCCGACTCAAAGGATGACCTGCGCGTCCGGTACCTAGACGGAGAAGACTCCG GTATTGTTGTCGTTGGGATAAACCGACCAAAAGCCAAAAACGCCATCAGCAAAAATCTGGTCAAAATG aTGTTTGAAGCTGTGGAGGATatcaagaaaaataacaaagtgCGCAGTGTCATTTTTTGCAGTTTGGTTCCTGGAATCTTCTGTGCAG GTGCAGACCTGAAGGAGAGGGCCAAGATGCACCAGAATGAGGTGGGACCGTTCGTGTCCAAAGCACGAGCACTCATCACAGAGCTGG gtaaTCTGCCCGTACCAACAATTGCTGCAATAGATGGAGCTGCCTTGGGTGGAGGCATGGAAATGGCCCTTGCTTGTGACATCCGAATCGCCT CCAATACTGCAAAAATGGGACTAGTTGAGACCAAACTTGCAATCATTCCTGGAGCAG GTGGTACACAGCGTCTGCCCAGGGCAATCAGTGTCTCTCTCGCTAAGGAGCTGATCTTTGCTGCCCGGGTGGTGGATGGAACAGAGGCGTGTCGTCTGGGTATTGTCAACCATTCGGTGGAGCAGAATAATAGTGGAGATGCTGCCTACCTGCGCTCTCTGGAGCTCGCCCGTGAGATCAACCCTCAG GGTCCAATTGCAGTAAGGATGGCAAAACTGGCTATCAGCCAGGGGATAGAG GTCGATCTATCTACAGGTCTGGCAATTGAAGAGGCATGCTATGCCCAG GTGATACCAACTAAAGACCGACTGGAGGGTTTGGCTGCATTCAAGGAGAAGAGGCGTCCTCACTATAAAGGGGAGTGA